actattattactaggctattcgtggggtccaaaaaccggggaatacagtatacttgtggggtctgcacagctttgtggggcccaaaatgctggacacCAAatgtttaaagggctgtttgagggttaagacttggttttaggattagggttagaattaggttatggttagggtgagggtaagggttaaggttaggcatttagttgtgatggttaaggttagggtaagggattagggaatgcattatgtcaatgacgggtccccacaaagatagtgaaacaaaagtgtgtgtgtgtgtgtgttcttgtttaactatattcatggggtccaaaaaccgggagttcagtatacttgtggggtccggacagctttgtggggccaaaatgctggaccccaaatgtttaaagggctgtttgagggttaagacttggttttaggattagggttagaattaggttatggttagggtgagggtaagggttaaggttaggcatttagttgtgatggttaaggttagggtaaggggctagggaattcattatgtcaatgacgggtccccacaaagatagtgaaattcactatgtgtgtgtgtgtgtgtgtgtgtgtgtgtgtgtgtgtgtgtgtgtgtgtgtgtgtgtgtgtgtgtgtgtgtgtgtgtgtgtgaagctatgGTTGGAACAATTAAATTAGCACTGGCTACTTTTACAGCCTTATGTCATTATTAGCAGCTGCTGCGTTTGAAACAATTTTTAGGGCAGATTTTAAGAAGGATATGCATTAATCATACCTATATGTTATTAATGAACTCATACATGACTCTCCAGTTCAACATGTCAAGGCTAAGGACTGAATAGATGTTTCTTATTCAAACAAAATGTCCTCCACTAGTAACAGTGTTGTTATAGAATATTTGCTTGCTATTTAATCGCACAGAGACATGTCTTTTTGCTTGAATCAATCACACCTTTTTAATTTGTTGTGGATTTGCAGAAGACCCACTAGAGGTCCAGAGCACAGACTCTGAAGACAGGCCTCGGTCGGAGGGGCAGTCTTCCCCTGCGGACCACTGCTCCTTTGAAAAGGACGAGGCAGAGCTTGAATGTCCCTTACCTGCTCACCCAGAGCCAACCAGACCCCCCATGGCTCCCACACAGCCATACTACCTAAATGGTAAGCTGCCAGTGCATTTATctccatcttttttttgttgcttcctCTACAGCAAGGGTCTTCCCATggtttttaggccaaggaccccttagctgaataAGAGACGGAGTAGGGACCCTCTACTAttgtacatatattgtatagCATTATGTTGCATGTTAAACTAAGCCGGCTGGATGGAAATAAATGGCTATTGACATATTATTtaaacatcatgttttaatgtttaacatgcatgtggaaggcacagtgaatccgTAAGTttaactgtatggctaccatagctgctaccttacctatagtaaacttatcttcaatgtgtaaatgaaatgttttattttcacaaataggccaatttatctttgctttTATTCATATGATGGATtcatgttattgtatattttcagacagattttaatttttgaaaaaataaacttgaaaagtaacatttttaacataatttggcaaggcaattttatttatgtagcatatCTCAGCAACagtgcaattcaaagtgctttacttTGGCAGCcacttaaggctgttttatgcttctgcgttgaatcaacggcgtacccccgcagacccctccgCGTCGCCGAGCCCTCTGCTGTCGCTCGACGCGCACTTCCAATGTATTTTAACTTTGCGTCGAGGCTACGCAGACCGCAAGGATGCAAAGAAATGCGTtcaaccccgacgcagaactccaAAAGGGTCACGACGCCATAGGAGCGACGGCGTAGCTaagcagaagcataaaacagcctttactcTTAAGGCCCCGTtaggggtcacggaccccctgttgaatatcGCTGCTCTCCGGTATAACTTTCAATCAGATAGGTGattcttttgtgtgtgtacgtgtgtaccCTCAGAGCCTCACATGGCCGGATTCCCTCCCTACTACAAGCCGCCCTACGCCTGGGAGCCGGTGCCTTCCTCCTACAAGCTCCGTCAGATGAGTTTCAGCCCCACAGTGCTGCAGCACGCCAGCAATCTGTACGGCAGTCACATCAGCCGCAGCCTGCAGCCTCTGCAGCCTCTGCAGCCTCTGCAGCCTCTGGACTGCAGCACGCACTACTCCCCCACCTCCAGCACCTACCACTGTATCACCTGTGAGAAGGTACGCATCACATGTTAGCCTCACATGTGTATACTGTACAAACATAAAAGGTTAAAGTATCGGGAGATTCGATTTAATTTCTGTTGTGAAGTTTCTCATCAAGCTACGTCATCAAGGCAAAATGGCAAAATGGAaatgtaaattgcactgtatCAGCTGGAAACACCTCCATTAATGGGCCGACACTGTTTTAGGTGTTCTCAACGCCCCACGGACTGGAGGTTCACGTCAGGAGGTCGCACAGTGGAACCAGACCTTTTGGCTGCAGCGTCTGCAGGAAAACCTTCGGCCACGCAGTCAGTCTGGAGCAACACATGAACGTCCACTCTCAGGTATATCACTGACTCCAAGACGCTGCACATTATAAAGCATTATAAGCTACTTCTATATTGTTACTTGCATATTGTATGATTACTGATATACATCAGTACCTAGACTACCATTTGCACTAATTGTATATTGTCTCTTCTCTacattcagcatttatatagattGATTACTGCTTACTGTGTTActactgatctacatcacttAATAGACCGCAACTTACACTAACTCTAGATTGACTTTTCACTACACCTCAGCATTTATctagaccagtgtttctcaacggGGGTGGTACAGCCCCCCAGGGGGCGTTCAGAGGATGACGGGGGGCGCTGGAAGCAATACTGTGGAAAGGGGGGCATTGAGGTGCCTTTGGGGGGGCGTTTGTTTTAAGGCGAGTTTACACCAAAGGTTCACAACAATACGAGTTTACACTTCAAAGTACTTGCAAAAAACAGTGATCTGCACcattaaaacctgccagttttGGACGGTGGACCGTAACTCTTCTTCTCTTTAGTGTTTCTTTAGGCTTTGTGTGGTGCAGCTCCGTGCTGCCTTCATGGGAACGGGACGTCAGAGTATCATCTTATATAAACTCCATACTGCAGCATTATGAATCGGTCTTGTCGTGAACTTTATAGTGTATATTAAACGTTAACATCATTTATCTCTAAAAAGTCTATGAACATAGCTGTCGAACAATTTTCATTCAATGATATgattttttgatgatttttgataacaatagtaacaaaaataataggactaaaaacaacaataataattatcATAACAATAATAGGACCTAATCATTAATATTCAGGGCAATTAGCCTACATCTTATTTGATTGGGGGGGGGCGGTAAGGGACCTGGATAATGGATAGAGGGGCGCTGGTCCCAAAacggttgagaaccactgatctaGACTGTCATATTGTCAGACAGACTGTCTATCATATGTATTCATATACATTGTGTTATAACTGATCTACCtcactaactagaccactaGACTAACTGTTTACTGACTCTTTACACCATCTCAGCAGTGATATAGACTCTCTGTTCATGTATATTGCACATCCATCGACTTACTTGCACCTCACTACGTGCCGGCATTTGTAATTGCCCACttattctgcactttatgtagtatattgtattctgtgttcttgtactgtattgaatgtgaaactatttgttGTCTTACACGCCTACGCttgtcttggccaggtcgccgttgcaaatgagaacctgttctcaacggcctacctggttaaataaaggttaaataaaaataaaaataaatgaacttcCATTTAATGGGCTACTCCAGAATAGATCAGTAAATACGTTCCTACATGTCCCATAATGCTAGTGTTTTTATCTGGACTCTTCTTGTCTGGTAAATGTCCACATCTTTCAATTCCGACGCCTTTAGTTTGTGACATAGGCTCTACGTTAAAAATGTGATAAACTGATATGACCCTGGtgacatcactatgacatcatcagggttactTTCTATATCTATAGACCCCTTACGGTGAAATGTTgtatatttcaatgttttttcaaTAAAGATTTTGAAAAGAAAGTGCCCATTATAGCACATTATACGTCTGTTTTCTGAGCAGTGCTCCTCACGAGGAGTAAAATGGATGGCCTgtccctttaaaaataaacaaattaccCTGCCGCCTTAAAATTGGTTATTGTAACCCGCTCTGTTCTGATAAGGAAAATGGAAATGATTTTGTCAACTGTTGTTTTCAAGGCCAAAAATGAAGCTTGAAGCTCAACTTTTCTCATTTGCTCATTTGTGGATGATTGTGTAACACTTTTTTTGTTCTACTTTTGCCTTTGACCAGGAAAAAAGCTTTGAGTGCAAGATGTGTGGCAAATCATTCAAGCGCTCCTCTACTCTCTCCACGCACCTGCTCATCCACTCGGACACGAGGCCTTACCCCTGCCAGTACTGCGGCAAGAGGTTCCACCAGAAGTCTGACATGAAGAAACACACGTACATTCACACCGGTAAGTCACAGTATGTAGATTGTTTTACAGCAGGCGACCAAATATGAAACTGTCCTCCTCTTGCTGTAATCTGCTTTCCAGGTGCAGCATGTGGGAATTGTTAGCAGGAGTAATATAACTACTGATAAATCAGAAAAGGAAATTATACAAATGCCGTGTGGATTTGCATATCTGGTTTTCCTGCTTCATGCAGAGCTCTGTAAAAGGGACACTATGCTGTCGCCATTTGTTGCAAATAAATGTTTGACAAATCTGAACAATGGCTTGATTCTTCACCCATACGTATTAATGCAAACCTTATcttttgggggaaaaaacagaCAGGCATCATTTACAATACGGATGACAAACCTGATTTTCCCGAAGCAATTGGAAAGAAACTGCAACTTGTTTACACAAATCATTTCTAAATGATTTTCTCACTGCTTTAtttctctgtgttttatttagcggtggaagaaatattcagatcctttacttaagtaaaagtacaaataccgtacttactaaaagtaaaagtactcgatgcagaacaatccctcacattttagagattggaaatgatccaaactgttctgtcatcaactaagtgtttaatctgctattgttgggtagtttaatttacattttttataaactaaatgtgttttgtgtgcaaaaatcctaatttgtaaagtgactagtaaactaaagctgtcagatgaatgtagtggagtaaaaagtgccctatttttttctgaaatgtagcaaagtggaagtagaaagtgacataaaaagagaagcctcaagtaaagtacctcaaatttgtacataagtacagtacttgagtaaatttgCTAAGTTACATCACATCtctggttttattttgtaggtgaAAAGCCCCACAAGTGCCAAGTGTGTGGTAAAGCATTCAGCCAAAGCTCCAACCTGATCACCCACAGCAGGAAACACACGGGCTTCAAACCGTTTGGATGCGACATTTGCTCCAAGGGCTTCCAGCGTAAAGTGGATCTCCGCAGGCACCACGAGAGCCAGCACGGCATGAAGTGAAGAGGAAGCCAGACCAGAgcctgtgtgttaatgtgtataATACATTTCCATTCAAACAATAAGCTGATAATGGCATTCTGATTGAAGGCTATTTAACTATAGCAAAGTGTCATCAGTATAATGAAGAAATGAATTCAAGTTGTATTAGTTAATATATTGGAAGTGACCTTTCAAAGATGTGTTTACATGTGGATGAATGGGAGATGTGCTGTTGTCATTCAGAATCAATGTACTTATGCTTTTGGCTTTTGATAGCAAAAGCAACAAGAACGTTATTTTTGGTTtcatataatttatttaaagtgtGCTTGATGTGTTGTATATGATGTTGGCTGGAGTCTGTGTGTGAGTTGATAAATGCTTTTAATTGAAATAAAGGGTGAAAAGTAGGAACATCTTTGGTCGTTCTTTTAAAGTAAAGACATGCTAAGTGTAATATTACAAAATCCGTTGCACCTCAAAGGCAAAATACATGCACAGCGTTTGTCTAAGATGAGCACCGTAAACACGCTTTTACTGCCTGTTTGCTTCTTTCTGTGTGCTTTTCTCAGTCACTTTCCAGTCGGAGCAGGATGTAGAATAACTATGTGACTGTGGCCTCAGGTTAAAATCTCTTACGGTCCCAGAGATAGTGAGTAATGGAGTAATGCTGCATTCAAATAACACACCTGGAACACCATGCAAATCCGAGGCCAGAGAGATATTGGTTCCTGGGAGTCGACTAGAAAGCAGACGAAGAAAAAGTTAGCAGCCATTACTGTAAGTGAGATGTTTCATTCTGTTTGATCCTTGTTATTACTTATtacttccaaaaaaaaaaaaaaaaaatcacaattgcACAAACTGTCAAGATAGACCATAATGAACTTTTGGCCACACACCCTCCCATACATACAATGCAGTGTGAGTGCTTGGCCTTTACAGTGTGTTGAGTCTAATGGGATACAGGGATTAATAGGAGGCTGTGGAAAAGGGATTGATTACTTAGTCAACCGTTACCACACCCAGCCAGCCTGTTGGATTAACTTTAACAAACAAGAGGCGGTTCTAATGAAGACTCACCACCTTCCTCAAACACCAAACCTGTTAGGACTAAGCTGCTCGAGGCAAATCAGATCATCACCTGGCCCTTTTAAATCTGACACGAACAAGATGAAGTGTTTgtacaaatgtttttattttttatttttttttattattttaaaggtcctatatcatgctcattttcagattcatacttgtattttgaggttctaCTAGAACTAGAACTGCAACACTTTATTTTCCTCAGACCGTGTGTCTGATTACACCTGTATCACACTCTGGgctctatcttgcacccagcgcaattgactttgtacaccgacgcatgtatcattcctattttgcacccgacgcacagcggacttttccctccacagactcacgtcggtaaattagggaatgaacttgcgctcccgggggcggttcagcaaaaagagaggaggcgtgttccggcgcaaacgttcctagtgctattttgcagtttcagaaaacagttccgccacagaccaggaaaaacctagtctaaagtcagtggcgcgttattcagatgctgtATTaaagggcgcatgcttggccgtaatgtagagtgtgcacaccgcgcatacactttgcttctgtcatctcacggacccagcagttcccatttttacAAACCATACATAGcctaaatacaaggaaaaatatgaccttgttttacacaacatttccatgaatcatggatgtgttgatgacataaatgaggaaatattagaggacttaaggagatgtgatgttgaactgcatgtgccgatgccacttaacccaaatgccccagcagcagcacgggagaggagagacagaagagctgcatttatagtgaggtaatctcggtctaatgttagactacattgcaaaaatatcaccatgcattcataacctcgtgattcagtgagagtgagcccaaaaacaacggaaagtatgtttttgtgacatttctttatttacattttgacaaaaagaaaaatcaatagcaaacgtcagCAAATCCatcattataatagcaatcggccatggaacaagcgcgcctgcttttaaagggaatgtgagataacgctctgattggtttattgcacgttaggcccaaaccacacctatgagtaatggagctacttcagaccaacccattttagatttgcgtctggcgcaagagtcatttatcctgccggtataatagcaacagcacccgagatccgcccacaaaatttggcgtttgatacttgcgtttcagatcgttaaaatagggccctctgTCTAAAACGCTCTGTTTCAGACCCTGTCTCTTTAATacccctcctgaaaaagccaTTGGCCAGCGTTTCCAGGTCTCCGCATCTCGCTCTCGAGTCTCAATATGTATacagggcctttctgtgtggagtttgcatgttctccccatgttagCGTGGGTTTACCTGGGTGCTCcagtttcctcccaccataaagacatgcatgctgggtaactaggactacagttgagaattagccggctggctaacactggcacatttacagaaatgttgattgtTGTGCATTGTCCTCATAAATACATCTGAAATCGATTACATTTTGGATCATAATTTTGCCAAAGTTCAAAAGTGTGTTCACCTAATGTTGTGCCATGGGGAGTCAGTCACGGCTGCAGAAATCAGTGTCTGCACAGGGAAGAGAGGAGACGTGAGGGCTTACGGTCTGACAAACAAATCTGAGGTCTTCTATGCAAAACGTGTTGATATTACCAGGGCAACAGGGTCCGTTGTGATCCACTACAGTTAGACCTGGCTGCAGCCATTGCTGCATCCTGGTAAGAGGAGACAAAGCAAATCAAAATCCTGTATAGGTAACcaacaaaaaagagagaaatcgTGGGTGGGACGTGCCAAACAAACAGGACATGTGTCCTGAAAGGGGAGGGGCGGTGCTGCGGGGCTAGCCAGGTGAAAACCgggagaaatgaaaaaaaaaaaaagcgttcAGGTCTGCATGCACCTGTAACATTCCTTCACCTGTGTACAGGTGTATGGGTGTGAAAATGGGTGTGAAAAGCTTAACGCAGTGGAGaccttttgattttttttaacacagatGCCAGAAAAAACAACAGACGAGGACTGTGCTGGAGCCGTTTATGTGGTTATCTGGCTCCTGATCAAACCCTCAGCTATTTGCATACTTCTGTTGCCTGAGGCGTTGTGGTATCCTGAAAGTTACAAATTGACTTGATGGTCTTTCTAACTGTTGAGCTCTATCGCTTCGCTTCGCGTGTGAGACGTTTCTGAAAGTTCAGAAGCCGCGTGAAAAGGTgcattcaatttatttcaaaagTCCATATACGTGTCTGCAAGTTGCAGTGGAGTAACAGCACAATCTGATGGAAGAAACAGTCTAACAAGCACTAACAACCACAGTGACATACCAAATCTGTTCCATCGAGCAAAGACCAaccaacaaattaaaaaaaatcaagacaCATCGGCGTTGAAAACCAACACATCCCAATACCAATGCAGAGCtgtctctcagacacacacacacacacacacacacacacacacacacacacacacacacacacacaggacaaacAGATAGAGCACACAGCTGAAATTTGTCTTGCAAATTGGCTCCATGCAAATGAATCCTGGCCAGTACTGTGGAAACGCTCCAGGATAGAAGGATGGCCTGAGGCATCGATGACACATTCATGGGAGACAGAGTGGGAGAGGGAGATTCCCAAGAGGGGCCATGCAGAAATGTCCCTGGGTGTCTGAGTCACTATATACAGTTGTAAGATATGTGCAACTAAATAAACCTTTTGTCAGAACTTGTATCTCCAACTGCTCTGTTAccccagaaaaaaaagaaaatcactttTACAGTTGTAGGACCCAGATTTgttctctgttcctcctgtTTCCACATTCCATCTGCTTCCATGTCAGCTGTTTCAACCGTTTAGGATTTAGATTTGTCTTTCATGTCCTTCAGTGCTTATTACgacttcctctttttctttcttttcccccCTCTCCTTCTAAGATTGCATTTGACGGAGCAACATGTTATAtgctttccataaaatcatggCAAACGTAAAATGACAAGACCAACTGGTTCTTTTGGGTTCAACATTATGCAAAGAAAGAGAATCTGAAAATGTggcttttgttttaaaataaaaatagagaGTATTTATTCAGGTGTTACAGAAGCACATGGAAGAGGCCAGGAAAGATGAAGCTGCAAAATAAGTAGGCCTACAAATCTGTAAGAGAGttgttactttatttttatttcataaaaacaGATCCAGACTAACTAGAGGTGCTGTTTTTAATGCTTTCACTGAATATTTACACATGATTGTAGTGtaattttataaagaatataaatatgagatataataaaaaaacaatataatcgGGGCATTTGAAAGGGATTGCAAAAAGATCATCCAGTGAAATAATGAATGATTAGTGTAAGCATCTGTCAAAGGCATAGTTTGGATCTTTTGAGGAGGggggggttgtatgaggtactgtTCCATAGTCGGTGttattacctacagtagatggcggacAGCACggccccagtttggagaagcaggcactACCAAgatggaagctaagcaatgtttTGCTGTTGATAGGGCCACACATCGAAACGTATcttagccacctaaaaaaaaatctatatcggTTTAAGTGTATGCTATACTTGCaatattttcacagctttaTTTTGCCATCAGTTTGACGAAAAAGGAAGCTGTTATATCAATCAATGCTCTCTTAAAGTctaccagactcctttgacggAATCATTTTACTTAgcagaacacaggagttgctggtctaccgctgcctccatcggttagtttgtttatgtttttgtgtgactttggtgaagAAGAACTAAGCAGAGCATAGATGAATATAACAGCTTCGGTTCCCCGTCAGAAAGGGCTGTCTGATGGCAAGGTCAAGTGgtaaaaatattctaaatatagcgtacacttaaactgatattgattttttttaaggtggccaaaatatgttttgctgctgcccccgtacgcagcagtacattgcttatcGCTTCCGTGTCGGGACTCCAGTCGTCTTCTCCAAACTGGTAGGGCATCACTGTGCTTTGAAAACAGAGAATATGCtccaaatagaaaaataaactgTCAGCAGATTTCCTCTGTCTGACTGGACACAGGAAGATGCTGTATGATCACATCCGCTGCTGTCACAGTGTTGGGCTGAGATACTATTTGATTGCCAGTGACAGTGTGTTGTGGTCCAGCACACCCTGCCCTCCCATAGATAAGTGCGCCGATGATGACACACGCTCAAAAGGCCATAATTTCCTGTGGTTGCTTTTCTTGGGATTTAATCATCCATTACACACGTAGGCAACTCAAAATGGTGCCTTTGAGTAACTTCCGGCCTGTTATCAATATGAGAAAAGCCCCAACACTCGCTTATGAGCATCCCTTGATGTGGTTACACGGGAGAGTCCCAGAAATCATTTTAAGTTTAGTTTAATTTCTAAGTTGTGATGTTCAATGACCTTTGGACTCTTAGTCAACTCTCTATCAAGCTCGGGCAGCCATTAAAGGCCCTATTTACATTCATTCCAAACTAAATGCATTTGCACTTGTTGCAAAAGATTAATTTATCGACACGCCTGTGTGCCTTGCCAATAACAATAAAATTTAAAAGGAAGCATCACAGCAAGCATATAGCATACTGTGGCACCCAACCTATCTAAAGGTTCATAAAATGATAAACAGGATAGGAAAgctgaaaaataacatttatgaTGCTCAAAATTGCCTCGAACACTCCTCTGGTCTTTGCTTTTTTATTGCCATCTAGGAATGTCAATATCAGTGTgttggtcggtccaccacttatACAAATACtccaacaactattggatggctCGTCAAGAAATGTTGTACTGACATTCACGGTCCGCAGAGGATGAACCCTACTGACTTCTGTGATCCCCTGATCTTTTCTCTAGCACCTACTTTAACTCAAAGCAACACTGTGCTAAAGTACAGCCCAGAGCCCagggctgtagactcttagtcttgtaaACTTAGAAATTACTGgatcctttttttcattttcaggcCTCTAAAAAACTATTCAGATAAAACAGGGAAACAAAATCACTCTGATTGTCTTGGTCATAGTGCACAAACATATTCAACCGCTGGTGTGGGTCACAAGAATCCATTAGCATTCTGAGAGTTGTATCTAAATTAAACAGCTTGTGCAGTAGCCTGACAGTCATGGGCAGATCTTCACAACGAAGCCACTTGAATAAATTACAAGAGTGCAGTGAAAGCAATCACTGATGATAATCCTTCGTTTTGCCTACAGAAAACGACCAGGCCTTGTAGGTGTGGCCTAATGTCTACATCACATATTCAAATATGGCCACACATACAGAAACTAACAAAAAGATGGCTGCAGGTCCAGAGGTTGGAGGCGCAGAAGTTAAGAGAAGGGATGACAGCAGAGGGGATATGTCTGAGTGggagcagggggggggggtgaaatCTGAGAGCAACAGGCTTGTTCAGAGTAAGCGTGGCGGTGGAGGCCGTGTGATAACCTTATCATGGCCTCCCCACACTGTAACGGCTGGAACAGGCCAGCAGAGCTGCAGGGAGGAGCGGACAGGCCCTCGCCTGAGATAGCACCAAGAGCTGCTGGACGAATGTTTGATGGACGAGGGCCCtctagagaaagagagagaagaaagacaaaaagagaaagatTGTCAAAATCCTTACTTCACCACAGCAAACAACAGATTGTCAGTCAGAGCCTCTGTCCCCTCCTCTTTAAATCCCTCCCACAAACACTGAGCTTCATAACATTATGATAGGCTGGGCTGGATGTCaccatttatgtttttattgaagCTCTGATAGGGTTCAAAGTTGCTTATTTTTTCCATAAATGGAAGCCAGGTCAACAGAACACAATTAACGCACAAGAACACATACTAATATTTACTGCACATTTGGTTCTGATATTGTCCAGTGTACGTAGTAGTAGTTTCCTTGCCACTATAAGGCCATAAGCAACAGGCTTCTTGTACAGCGGACATTTTAACTTGTCATAGCagaaaaaagcacaggtgttactaatgaCGTTAACGATGGCTCCTATCACAGTGAGTCATGTATGTCATCCAGAGAGCATcattaacattattaattacacctgtgcCTTTGCTGTTATGacgagtcaaaatgtctgctgtgagaaatgtgtaaaatgttaCGCAGAGTCTGATGAGAAAATCATGAATTTATGGATTGGTTCAGGAACTTCTTAGCCTGGATGGAAAATTTattgaacaacaacaacaatcaacacAACGTGTTCAAAAGgatagaaaaaacacaaaaaagcccaaaggcttgtttccattgtggtccttaTGATGGAAGACAAGTGACAGTACATAGACTAACAACAttgaaaacaaagagaaaggaaagcataccaataaatcaaataaaataaagtaaaaaataaaaaaaatcacaataaaacagataTATCCAGGACTAAATTCCCAgatagacaaacagacacacaagcaaATAATACAGTATTCCTACTACTTCAAggatttctatttctatttcctTTCTGCTTTTTTCCTTTATAAGTTTAATAACCAGTTTTTTATTGAAGATTTAAAATGATAATATGAAGAGCTCAACAGTTTAATGTTTAAAGGCAAACTATTCCACAAGACAGCTGCAGAG
The Sander lucioperca isolate FBNREF2018 chromosome 14, SLUC_FBN_1.2, whole genome shotgun sequence genome window above contains:
- the gfi1b gene encoding zinc finger protein Gfi-1b, with protein sequence MPRSFLVKNKRCTSYNVHRSYEDEPKAPTSTEDPLEVQSTDSEDRPRSEGQSSPADHCSFEKDEAELECPLPAHPEPTRPPMAPTQPYYLNEPHMAGFPPYYKPPYAWEPVPSSYKLRQMSFSPTVLQHASNLYGSHISRSLQPLQPLQPLQPLDCSTHYSPTSSTYHCITCEKVFSTPHGLEVHVRRSHSGTRPFGCSVCRKTFGHAVSLEQHMNVHSQEKSFECKMCGKSFKRSSTLSTHLLIHSDTRPYPCQYCGKRFHQKSDMKKHTYIHTGEKPHKCQVCGKAFSQSSNLITHSRKHTGFKPFGCDICSKGFQRKVDLRRHHESQHGMK